A stretch of Acipenser ruthenus chromosome 1, fAciRut3.2 maternal haplotype, whole genome shotgun sequence DNA encodes these proteins:
- the LOC117404044 gene encoding ankyrin repeat family A protein 2-like isoform X1, whose protein sequence is MASQDHSAGGQLVQEEMDGICILPDMTSIKAEHQVGGSGEDGGTQNVAMGIKFILPNRFDMNVCSRFVKSLNEEESKNIQDQVNSDLEVASVLFKAECNIQTSPSPGIQVRHVYTPSTTKHFSPIKQSTTLTNKHRGNEVSSTPLLVHSLSVHQLAAQGEMVFLPSRIEQEPVINLQDEEGFTPLMWAAAHGQIAVVEFLLHNGADPNVLAKGRESALSLACSKGYTDIMKMLIDCGVDVNEYDWNGGTPLLYAVHGNHVRCVEVLLESGADPTVETDSGFNAMDMAVAMGHRHVQQVMEAHLLKLLQGVTE, encoded by the exons ATGGCTTCACAGGATCACAGTGCAGGGGGCCAGTTAGTTCAGGAAGAGATGGACGGTATTTGCATCTTGCCAGACATGACCAGCATCAAAGCGGAGCACCAGGTGGGCGGCAGTGGAGAGGACGGGGGAACTCAGAACGTGGCCATGGGCATAAAGTTCATCCTGCCGAATCGTTTCGACATGAACGTGTGCTCCCGCTTCGTAAAGTCCCTGAACGAGGAGGAGAGTAAAAACATTCAGGACCAGGTGAACTCTGATCTGGAGGTAGCGTCTGTGCTGTTTAAAG CTGAATGCAACATTCAAACTTCTCCATCTCCTGGAATTCAAGTAAGACACGTCTACACACCATCGACAACGAAACACTTCTCTCCAATCAAACAGTCCACCACCCTAACAAACAAGCATCGAGGCAATGAAGTCTCCTCCACTCCCTTACTTGTGCACT CTCTGTCTGTTCACCAGCTTGCGGCCCAAGGGGAAATGGTGTTTCTTCCCAGCCGTATTGAGCAAg AACCCGTGATCAACCTGCAGGACGAGGAGGGCTTCACTCCACTCATGTGGGCTGCAGCTCATGGACAGATTGCTGTGGTGGAGTTCCTGCTCCACAAT GGCGCAGACCCTAATGTCCTCGCAAAGGGACGGGAGAGTGCGCTGTCACTCGCCTGCAGTAAGGGGTACACTGACATTATGAAAATGCTCATAGACTGTGGTGTGGATGTAAATGAGTATGACTGG AATGGGGGGACACCTCTCCTGTATGCTGTACATGGGAATCACGTTCGGTGTGTGGAAGTCCTCCTTG AGAGTGGAGCAGACCCAACCGTGGAAACTGACTCTGGATTCAACGCAATGGACATGGCTGTGGCTATGGGGCATAGGCACG ttCAACAGGTGATGGAAGCCCACCTGTTAAAGCTTTTACAAGGTGTCACAGAATGA
- the LOC117404044 gene encoding ankyrin repeat family A protein 2-like isoform X3: protein MASQDHSAGGQLVQEEMDGICILPDMTSIKAEHQVGGSGEDGGTQNVAMGIKFILPNRFDMNVCSRFVKSLNEEESKNIQDQVNSDLEVASVLFKAECNIQTSPSPGIQVRHVYTPSTTKHFSPIKQSTTLTNKHRGNEVSSTPLLVHSLSVHQLAAQGEMVFLPSRIEQEPVINLQDEEGFTPLMWAAAHGQIAVVEFLLHNNGGTPLLYAVHGNHVRCVEVLLESGADPTVETDSGFNAMDMAVAMGHRHVQQVMEAHLLKLLQGVTE from the exons ATGGCTTCACAGGATCACAGTGCAGGGGGCCAGTTAGTTCAGGAAGAGATGGACGGTATTTGCATCTTGCCAGACATGACCAGCATCAAAGCGGAGCACCAGGTGGGCGGCAGTGGAGAGGACGGGGGAACTCAGAACGTGGCCATGGGCATAAAGTTCATCCTGCCGAATCGTTTCGACATGAACGTGTGCTCCCGCTTCGTAAAGTCCCTGAACGAGGAGGAGAGTAAAAACATTCAGGACCAGGTGAACTCTGATCTGGAGGTAGCGTCTGTGCTGTTTAAAG CTGAATGCAACATTCAAACTTCTCCATCTCCTGGAATTCAAGTAAGACACGTCTACACACCATCGACAACGAAACACTTCTCTCCAATCAAACAGTCCACCACCCTAACAAACAAGCATCGAGGCAATGAAGTCTCCTCCACTCCCTTACTTGTGCACT CTCTGTCTGTTCACCAGCTTGCGGCCCAAGGGGAAATGGTGTTTCTTCCCAGCCGTATTGAGCAAg AACCCGTGATCAACCTGCAGGACGAGGAGGGCTTCACTCCACTCATGTGGGCTGCAGCTCATGGACAGATTGCTGTGGTGGAGTTCCTGCTCCACAAT AATGGGGGGACACCTCTCCTGTATGCTGTACATGGGAATCACGTTCGGTGTGTGGAAGTCCTCCTTG AGAGTGGAGCAGACCCAACCGTGGAAACTGACTCTGGATTCAACGCAATGGACATGGCTGTGGCTATGGGGCATAGGCACG ttCAACAGGTGATGGAAGCCCACCTGTTAAAGCTTTTACAAGGTGTCACAGAATGA
- the LOC117404044 gene encoding ankyrin repeat family A protein 2-like isoform X2: MASQDHSAGGQLVQEEMDGICILPDMTSIKAEHQVGGSGEDGGTQNVAMGIKFILPNRFDMNVCSRFVKSLNEEESKNIQDQVNSDLEVASVLFKAECNIQTSPSPGIQVRHVYTPSTTKHFSPIKQSTTLTNKHRGNEVSSTPLLVHSLSVHQLAAQGEMVFLPSRIEQEPVINLQDEEGFTPLMWAAAHGQIAVVEFLLHNGADPNVLAKGRESALSLACSKGYTDIMKMLIDCGVDVNEYDWNGGTPLLYAVHGNHVRCVEVLLVQQVMEAHLLKLLQGVTE; encoded by the exons ATGGCTTCACAGGATCACAGTGCAGGGGGCCAGTTAGTTCAGGAAGAGATGGACGGTATTTGCATCTTGCCAGACATGACCAGCATCAAAGCGGAGCACCAGGTGGGCGGCAGTGGAGAGGACGGGGGAACTCAGAACGTGGCCATGGGCATAAAGTTCATCCTGCCGAATCGTTTCGACATGAACGTGTGCTCCCGCTTCGTAAAGTCCCTGAACGAGGAGGAGAGTAAAAACATTCAGGACCAGGTGAACTCTGATCTGGAGGTAGCGTCTGTGCTGTTTAAAG CTGAATGCAACATTCAAACTTCTCCATCTCCTGGAATTCAAGTAAGACACGTCTACACACCATCGACAACGAAACACTTCTCTCCAATCAAACAGTCCACCACCCTAACAAACAAGCATCGAGGCAATGAAGTCTCCTCCACTCCCTTACTTGTGCACT CTCTGTCTGTTCACCAGCTTGCGGCCCAAGGGGAAATGGTGTTTCTTCCCAGCCGTATTGAGCAAg AACCCGTGATCAACCTGCAGGACGAGGAGGGCTTCACTCCACTCATGTGGGCTGCAGCTCATGGACAGATTGCTGTGGTGGAGTTCCTGCTCCACAAT GGCGCAGACCCTAATGTCCTCGCAAAGGGACGGGAGAGTGCGCTGTCACTCGCCTGCAGTAAGGGGTACACTGACATTATGAAAATGCTCATAGACTGTGGTGTGGATGTAAATGAGTATGACTGG AATGGGGGGACACCTCTCCTGTATGCTGTACATGGGAATCACGTTCGGTGTGTGGAAGTCCTCCTTG ttCAACAGGTGATGGAAGCCCACCTGTTAAAGCTTTTACAAGGTGTCACAGAATGA